A stretch of Crossiella cryophila DNA encodes these proteins:
- a CDS encoding cytochrome P450 has translation MGAPPFPFARPSVTEPPVEYARLRAQEPVSRVTTNSGEPAWLVTRYEDIRFVLSDLRFGVRAPGAAAATEDSLFQDPPGHTRLRRLVSKAFTVRGVEALRPKVQDLAKRLAGDLAAAGPPADLVEIFAFPMSIGVITELLGVPVVDQADFRRWSEAILSLDAFSQEEVMAAGKSLDEYCAGLIADKQRNPGPDLLSDLISVREEDNDRLNERELLTMAESILIAGYVTAGNTIGLGALTLLTHPQDYLELVEDPSLVPGAIEEILRYASEIGGLVRIAQEDVRIGEVLIKAGDTVIAPPACANRDEQRFPDSGRFDRTRPANLHLAFGHGVHHCLGAAVGRLELQEAFTALTQTFPTLRLAVPVDELPQRAGLLDQGPSALPVAW, from the coding sequence ATGGGGGCACCGCCCTTCCCGTTCGCCCGCCCGTCCGTCACCGAACCGCCGGTGGAGTACGCGCGGCTGCGGGCCCAGGAGCCGGTCAGCCGGGTCACCACCAACTCCGGCGAACCGGCCTGGCTGGTCACCCGGTACGAGGACATCCGTTTCGTGCTCTCGGATCTGCGCTTCGGGGTGCGCGCGCCCGGCGCGGCCGCGGCCACCGAGGACTCGCTGTTCCAGGACCCGCCGGGGCACACCCGGTTGCGCAGGCTGGTGTCCAAGGCGTTCACCGTGCGCGGGGTGGAAGCCTTACGCCCCAAGGTGCAGGACCTGGCCAAGCGACTGGCCGGGGACCTGGCCGCGGCCGGACCGCCCGCGGACCTGGTGGAGATATTCGCCTTCCCCATGTCCATCGGGGTGATCACCGAACTGCTCGGCGTGCCAGTGGTCGACCAGGCCGACTTCCGGCGCTGGTCGGAGGCGATCCTGTCGCTGGACGCGTTCAGCCAGGAGGAGGTGATGGCCGCCGGCAAGAGCCTGGACGAGTACTGCGCCGGGCTGATCGCGGACAAGCAACGCAACCCCGGCCCAGACCTGTTGAGCGACCTGATCTCGGTGCGGGAGGAGGACAACGACCGGCTCAACGAGCGGGAACTGCTCACCATGGCCGAGAGCATCCTGATCGCCGGTTACGTCACCGCAGGCAACACCATCGGCCTTGGCGCGCTCACCCTGCTCACCCACCCACAGGACTACCTCGAACTGGTCGAGGACCCGTCCCTGGTGCCCGGCGCGATCGAGGAGATCCTGCGCTACGCCTCGGAAATCGGCGGCCTGGTGCGGATCGCCCAGGAGGACGTCCGGATCGGCGAGGTGCTGATCAAGGCAGGGGACACCGTGATCGCGCCACCGGCCTGCGCCAACCGGGACGAGCAACGCTTCCCGGACTCCGGCCGCTTCGACCGCACCCGCCCGGCCAACCTGCACCTGGCCTTCGGGCACGGCGTGCACCACTGCCTGGGCGCCGCGGTCGGCCGACTCGAACTCCAGGAAGCCTTCACCGCGCTGACCCAGACCTTCCCCACCCTGCGGCTGGCGGTGCCAGTGGACGAACTGCCGCAACGGGCCGGCCTGCTCGACCAGGGCCCCAGCGCCCTGCCGGTCGCCTGGTGA
- a CDS encoding cytochrome P450 → MTADPATQARAFPFAVEGLRLDPLYDRLRREEPVLRVRLPFGEQAWLVTRYQDAKFVLVDQRFSREAMHGRDVPRSMPYNSTTGIVTMDPPQHSRVRTLVARAFTQRRAEALRPRTIEVADSLLDDMLAAGPVQDLVARYALPLTNTVISEVLGIPREDQDQFREWSDLALSAAVSPERSEEVAGQMWDYLEGLLRRRRTDRTDDVLGAMVTKGEADLSEPELIMLAMTVLVAGYETTASHIPNFAYVLLTNQHLLDALRTDPDLMPAAVEELLRWVPLEAGAGLPRYATEDVEVGGVLIRAGEPVLVDPAAANHDPAAFGCPERVDFHRPENPHLAFSHGPHHCLGASAARMVLQVALDRLLARLPELRLAVPEDELVWKTQQLIRGLTALPVAWRAATSPPNRPAPAR, encoded by the coding sequence ATGACCGCCGATCCCGCCACCCAGGCGCGGGCCTTCCCCTTCGCCGTGGAAGGCCTGCGCCTGGACCCGCTCTATGACCGGCTGCGCCGGGAGGAACCGGTGCTGCGGGTGCGCCTGCCCTTCGGCGAACAGGCCTGGCTGGTCACCCGATACCAGGACGCCAAGTTCGTGCTGGTCGACCAGCGGTTCTCCCGGGAGGCCATGCACGGCAGGGACGTGCCGCGCTCCATGCCCTACAACTCCACCACCGGCATCGTGACCATGGACCCGCCGCAGCACAGCCGGGTGCGCACCCTGGTCGCCCGCGCCTTCACCCAGCGCCGCGCGGAAGCCTTGCGCCCCAGGACGATCGAGGTCGCCGACAGTCTCCTCGATGACATGCTCGCGGCCGGTCCGGTGCAGGACCTGGTGGCCCGCTACGCCTTGCCGCTGACCAACACGGTGATCTCGGAGGTGCTAGGCATCCCGCGCGAGGACCAGGACCAGTTCCGCGAGTGGTCGGACCTGGCCCTGTCCGCCGCGGTCAGCCCCGAGCGATCCGAGGAGGTCGCCGGGCAGATGTGGGACTACCTGGAGGGATTGCTGCGCCGCCGCCGCACCGACCGCACCGACGACGTGCTCGGCGCGATGGTCACCAAGGGCGAGGCCGACCTGTCCGAACCGGAACTGATCATGCTGGCGATGACCGTGCTGGTCGCCGGGTACGAGACCACCGCCTCGCACATCCCCAACTTCGCCTACGTACTGCTCACCAACCAGCACCTCCTCGACGCCTTGCGCACCGACCCGGACCTGATGCCGGCCGCGGTGGAGGAACTGCTGCGCTGGGTGCCCTTGGAGGCGGGCGCGGGCCTGCCCCGGTACGCCACCGAGGACGTCGAGGTCGGCGGGGTGCTCATCCGCGCCGGCGAGCCGGTGCTGGTGGATCCCGCTGCCGCCAACCACGATCCGGCCGCCTTCGGCTGTCCGGAGCGGGTCGACTTCCACCGCCCGGAGAACCCGCACCTGGCCTTCAGCCACGGCCCGCACCACTGCCTGGGCGCCTCGGCGGCCCGGATGGTGCTGCAGGTCGCGCTGGACCGGCTGCTGGCCCGCCTGCCCGAGCTGCGGCTGGCGGTGCCCGAGGACGAACTGGTCTGGAAGACCCAGCAGCTCATCCGCGGGCTGACCGCGCTGCCGGTGGCCTGGCGGGCGGCCACCAGTCCACCGAACCGTCCAGCGCCCGCGCGGTGA
- a CDS encoding UbiA family prenyltransferase translates to MNARRVLLAHLEICRPDSMFYAGLVGLAGAVLAARLGQTDPDTWRLFAAWAAPTCGWIASLYGGDYFDRELDATAKPHRPIPSGRMSPRTAFTGMVLTIVLGLVFAIVLNPLNLVLGAIAVVSGISYSRTFKARGIAGNLMRGVPTALAFLVGTTASTAIPPWELLPLALAFWLHDSASNLVGALCDTDSDREGGYRTYPVRHGDAASLRMLTVLNGLWIALAVGWPLLLADRLDLGWLWPFLALALPLCALCQLRLTRAPRPIPRLAALRAHEILVGERLVLATGFIAVSGRPGLAVAVLAPAVVLTGVARAFMRRRDHPSLRR, encoded by the coding sequence GTGAACGCCCGACGGGTCCTGCTGGCCCACCTGGAGATCTGCCGCCCCGACTCGATGTTCTACGCCGGGCTGGTCGGCCTGGCCGGGGCCGTGCTGGCCGCCCGCCTCGGCCAGACCGACCCGGACACCTGGCGGTTGTTCGCCGCCTGGGCCGCACCCACCTGCGGCTGGATCGCGTCGCTGTACGGCGGCGACTACTTCGACCGCGAACTCGACGCCACCGCCAAACCACACCGCCCCATCCCGTCCGGTCGGATGAGCCCGCGCACCGCGTTCACCGGCATGGTCCTGACCATCGTGCTCGGCCTGGTGTTCGCCATCGTGCTCAACCCGCTCAACCTGGTGCTCGGCGCGATCGCGGTGGTCTCCGGGATCTCCTACAGCCGCACCTTCAAAGCCCGCGGCATCGCCGGGAACCTGATGCGCGGGGTGCCGACCGCACTGGCCTTCCTGGTGGGCACCACGGCGAGCACCGCGATACCACCGTGGGAGCTGCTGCCGCTGGCACTGGCGTTCTGGCTGCACGATTCGGCCTCCAACCTGGTCGGCGCGCTCTGCGACACCGACAGCGACCGCGAAGGCGGCTACCGGACCTACCCGGTGCGCCACGGCGACGCCGCCTCGCTGCGGATGCTGACTGTCCTCAATGGACTCTGGATCGCCCTGGCCGTCGGCTGGCCGCTGCTGCTGGCCGATCGGCTGGACCTGGGCTGGCTGTGGCCGTTCCTGGCCCTCGCCCTGCCCCTGTGCGCACTCTGCCAACTCCGCCTCACCCGGGCCCCGCGCCCGATTCCGCGGCTCGCCGCGTTGCGGGCGCACGAGATCCTGGTGGGGGAGCGCCTGGTGCTGGCCACCGGCTTCATCGCGGTGTCCGGCAGGCCAGGGCTCGCGGTGGCGGTGCTGGCCCCCGCGGTGGTGCTGACCGGGGTGGCACGGGCGTTCATGCGCCGGCGCGACCACCCCAGCCTGCGCCGCTAG
- a CDS encoding class I SAM-dependent methyltransferase, whose product MTDRYTYMAQYHELFALPYKEPTQRAVAKAVADCANGVLEMGAGTGLVTETIADASPGEVFAVEPAAPMRAVLMSRLARRPDLQRRVTVMPMSALAVRLPVRVDAVVLISMLLCFSPEERQKLWQVCADSLNPGGLLLQDRPEPSSAEAIPPAAGSLQVGRARYDIEYEGRPVREGVLRLSWSYRITVGEEPGIEEREEIDAYPITEAELDAELAAAGFDRADAPDELLGWRLR is encoded by the coding sequence ATGACTGACCGTTACACGTATATGGCCCAGTACCACGAACTCTTCGCCCTGCCGTACAAGGAACCCACCCAGCGCGCGGTGGCCAAGGCGGTGGCCGACTGCGCCAACGGCGTCCTCGAAATGGGCGCTGGCACCGGACTGGTCACCGAGACCATCGCCGATGCCAGTCCCGGCGAGGTGTTCGCGGTGGAACCGGCCGCGCCGATGCGCGCGGTGCTGATGTCCCGCCTGGCCCGCAGACCCGACCTGCAACGCCGGGTCACCGTCATGCCGATGAGCGCGCTGGCGGTGCGGTTGCCGGTGCGGGTGGACGCGGTGGTGCTGATCAGCATGCTGCTCTGCTTCTCCCCGGAAGAACGCCAGAAACTCTGGCAGGTCTGCGCTGATTCGCTCAACCCCGGCGGATTGTTGTTGCAGGACCGGCCCGAACCCTCCTCCGCCGAGGCCATCCCGCCCGCCGCGGGCAGCCTCCAGGTCGGCCGGGCCCGCTACGACATCGAGTACGAGGGCCGCCCGGTGCGCGAAGGCGTGCTGCGACTGAGCTGGTCCTACCGGATCACCGTCGGCGAGGAGCCGGGGATCGAGGAACGCGAGGAGATCGACGCCTATCCGATCACCGAGGCGGAGCTGGACGCCGAACTGGCCGCGGCCGGATTCGACCGGGCCGACGCGCCGGACGAGCTGCTGGGCTGGCGCCTGCGATGA
- a CDS encoding FAD-dependent monooxygenase codes for MTPLAVIAGAGVAGLTTAVALSQAGWRVRVFDRDPVLEPLGAGLGLTPNALRALDVLGLGDAVRDRGAVQETGGIRRPDGRWLARSDLAFIRARFGDPVLGLHRRDLITLLADALPAGTLRTGVTVTSATPGDADRLSLVRTTIGELTANLVVAADGIGSRLRTALFPEHPGPVYAGYTSWRMVVPMPDYPVAATETWGRGTRFGVMHLPDGLLHLSANSVAPPRQRARDERAEVLARFGNWHAPIPELLAAVRPGAVLHHDVAELLRPLPTFHSGRMVLVGDAAHAMTPNIGPACLAMEDAVTLGLLLPAARVSEQAAALAAYTALRLPRAVALARRSRRVGLAGQWTWPPAVAARNLGIRLGGLLPSRVTARALDGSVDWWPPARPPAARSARG; via the coding sequence ATGACCCCGCTGGCGGTGATCGCCGGGGCCGGGGTGGCCGGACTCACCACCGCGGTGGCGCTGAGTCAGGCGGGCTGGCGGGTGCGGGTCTTCGACCGCGACCCGGTGCTGGAACCGCTGGGCGCCGGGCTCGGCCTGACCCCGAACGCCTTGCGTGCCTTGGATGTGCTCGGTCTGGGTGACGCGGTGCGGGACCGGGGCGCGGTGCAGGAGACCGGCGGCATCCGCCGTCCGGACGGCCGCTGGCTCGCCCGCTCGGACCTGGCCTTCATCCGGGCCCGCTTCGGTGACCCGGTGCTCGGCCTGCACCGCCGCGACCTGATCACCCTGCTGGCCGACGCGCTGCCCGCCGGAACCCTGCGCACCGGGGTCACCGTCACCTCGGCCACCCCGGGTGATGCCGACCGACTTTCTTTGGTGCGCACCACGATCGGCGAGCTGACCGCGAACCTGGTGGTGGCCGCCGACGGCATCGGGTCCAGGCTGCGGACAGCGCTGTTCCCCGAGCACCCCGGGCCGGTCTACGCCGGGTACACCAGCTGGCGGATGGTGGTGCCGATGCCGGACTATCCGGTCGCGGCCACCGAGACCTGGGGCCGCGGCACCCGCTTCGGCGTGATGCACCTGCCCGACGGCCTGCTGCACCTCTCCGCCAACTCGGTCGCCCCACCCCGGCAACGGGCCCGCGACGAACGCGCCGAGGTGCTGGCCCGCTTCGGGAACTGGCACGCGCCGATCCCGGAACTGCTGGCCGCGGTGCGACCGGGTGCGGTGCTGCACCACGATGTTGCCGAACTCCTCCGTCCACTGCCGACATTCCACAGTGGACGGATGGTGCTGGTCGGTGACGCCGCGCATGCCATGACCCCCAACATCGGACCGGCCTGCCTGGCCATGGAGGACGCGGTGACCCTCGGTCTGCTGCTGCCCGCGGCCAGGGTGTCGGAGCAGGCAGCGGCCCTGGCCGCATACACCGCGTTGCGCCTGCCGCGGGCCGTGGCGTTGGCCCGCCGGTCCCGCCGGGTGGGGCTGGCCGGGCAGTGGACCTGGCCGCCGGCGGTGGCTGCGCGCAACCTCGGTATCCGGCTCGGCGGGCTGCTGCCGAGCAGGGTCACCGCGCGGGCGCTGGACGGTTCGGTGGACTGGTGGCCGCCCGCCAGGCCACCGGCAGCGCGGTCAGCCCGCGGATGA
- a CDS encoding cytochrome P450, translating into MSAPERAPAVSLPLAQPSITEPPAAYARLRAENPVARVITENGTHAWMVTRYEDVRFVLADPRFSIRFAGAAGDNAEDGPEESLFQDPPGHSRLRRLVGRAFTARRMAELRPAVVRTADRLAGAMATDYPPAELVTDFAFPLSITVISELLGVPAPDRAEFRAWSEAVVSMTAHTPEQIGAAWQNLNGYVAELIEAKRQKPGSDLMSALIAVRDNEDDRLSTGELRTMAVTLLVAGHVSTVNAITLGMLTLLSNRAQYDRLVADPGLIEGAVEEILRCQFGKRGLMRIAKEDVPLGPALIRKGDTVFAELGAANCDAELFTEPARFDITRPDNPHLAFGHGIHHCLGAALGRMELQVTLEVLSSAFPLLRTVLPVERIPMRTGLLDQSPAALLVTW; encoded by the coding sequence ATGAGCGCACCCGAGCGTGCCCCGGCGGTGTCGCTGCCGCTGGCCCAGCCCTCGATCACCGAACCGCCCGCGGCCTATGCCCGGCTGCGCGCGGAGAACCCGGTGGCCAGGGTGATCACCGAGAACGGCACGCACGCCTGGATGGTGACCCGGTACGAGGACGTCCGGTTCGTGCTCGCCGATCCCCGCTTCAGCATCCGCTTCGCCGGCGCGGCCGGGGACAACGCCGAGGACGGGCCGGAGGAGTCGCTGTTCCAGGACCCGCCGGGGCACAGCCGGTTGCGCCGCCTGGTCGGCCGGGCCTTCACCGCCCGCCGGATGGCCGAGCTGCGGCCCGCCGTGGTGCGCACCGCCGACCGGCTGGCCGGGGCGATGGCCACGGACTACCCGCCTGCCGAACTGGTCACCGACTTCGCCTTCCCGTTGTCCATCACCGTGATCAGCGAACTGCTCGGCGTGCCCGCGCCGGACCGGGCCGAGTTCCGCGCCTGGTCCGAAGCCGTGGTCAGCATGACCGCGCACACCCCCGAGCAGATCGGCGCGGCCTGGCAGAACCTCAACGGGTACGTGGCCGAACTCATCGAGGCCAAGCGCCAGAAGCCCGGCAGCGACCTGATGAGTGCGCTGATCGCGGTGCGGGACAACGAGGACGACCGGCTCAGCACCGGCGAACTGCGCACCATGGCGGTCACCCTGCTGGTGGCCGGGCACGTCAGCACGGTCAACGCGATCACCCTCGGCATGCTCACCCTGCTGAGCAACCGCGCCCAGTACGACCGCCTGGTCGCCGATCCCGGGCTGATCGAGGGCGCGGTGGAGGAGATCCTGCGCTGCCAGTTCGGCAAACGCGGCCTGATGCGCATCGCCAAGGAAGACGTGCCACTGGGTCCGGCGCTGATCCGCAAGGGCGACACCGTCTTCGCCGAGCTGGGCGCGGCCAACTGCGATGCGGAGCTGTTCACCGAACCGGCCCGCTTCGACATCACCCGGCCGGACAATCCGCACCTGGCCTTCGGCCACGGCATCCACCACTGCCTGGGCGCCGCGCTGGGCCGGATGGAACTCCAGGTGACCCTGGAGGTGCTCAGCTCGGCCTTCCCGTTGCTGCGGACCGTGCTGCCGGTGGAGCGCATCCCGATGCGCACCGGCCTGCTCGACCAGAGCCCCGCCGCCCTGCTCGTGACCTGGTAA
- a CDS encoding KedN5 family methylcobalamin-dependent radical SAM C-methyltransferase — translation MTRTRVWLIQQGIWEMALESMPLAAGYLKATALQDERLAAAMDIRIINFDGGKTLFGMASELFAEQAPDIIAFSVLGWNYRSFAALAETFKQVNPDGWVVFGGNHVANQAKRVFGMFPDVDIVVNGEGELTFRDILHAHLDGKARNELGGILGISFQSGYGGFVTTEERPRIDDLDIIASPVLTGTLELTDDDGNFRYDVALMETNRGCPYRCSFCYWGGAVGQRVRAFSRERLRQEVELFAKHKVHTIVMCDANFGMLPIDLEFVEDVIEIRQRLGFPKSIETSWAKNKSKLFYQIVSAMKEAGLHSSFTLALQTLNPDALEGMQRRNMKVNDWESLAEWLGKEGMACYAELIWGAPGETVQSFMEGYDRLANHVSRVAVYPMLILPNTAYAEDRAKHGLITVRGNNDDFMYLIAHNTMTPQDNRYMHRFIFFSRLVAENPVFRFLWGPLRELGGITQSQAIRSLIDWFERSTAPAAEPFQHGLNSSFTDSDVLGPVVEYVYGTVEAKDELRRWWRESLLPQVPSEHASLLDTAFEYDLLTLPAYSSPGREPSPLYANETLPLVEVEGDLFHVRHHITLACDVPAMCLALRRGESYAHTVGEQETSLYYKAGARNFVTSTNHEEIVYYMGRLAREMFSDNRRGVVSHD, via the coding sequence ATGACGCGGACACGGGTGTGGCTGATCCAGCAGGGAATCTGGGAGATGGCCCTGGAATCCATGCCGCTGGCCGCCGGGTACCTCAAGGCGACCGCGTTGCAGGACGAACGGCTGGCCGCGGCCATGGACATCCGGATCATCAACTTCGACGGCGGCAAAACCCTGTTCGGCATGGCCAGCGAACTCTTCGCCGAACAGGCGCCGGACATCATCGCCTTCTCCGTGCTGGGCTGGAACTACCGGTCCTTCGCCGCGCTGGCCGAGACCTTCAAGCAGGTCAACCCGGATGGCTGGGTGGTCTTCGGCGGCAACCACGTGGCCAATCAGGCCAAGCGGGTCTTCGGCATGTTCCCGGACGTGGACATCGTGGTCAACGGCGAGGGCGAGCTGACCTTCCGCGACATCCTGCACGCGCACCTGGACGGCAAGGCGCGCAACGAACTCGGCGGCATCCTGGGCATCTCCTTCCAGTCCGGCTACGGCGGGTTCGTCACCACCGAGGAACGCCCGCGCATCGACGACCTGGACATCATCGCCTCCCCGGTGCTCACCGGCACCCTGGAACTCACCGACGATGACGGGAACTTCCGCTACGACGTGGCCCTGATGGAGACCAACCGCGGCTGCCCGTACCGCTGCTCCTTCTGCTACTGGGGCGGGGCGGTCGGGCAGCGGGTGCGGGCCTTCTCCCGGGAGCGGCTGCGCCAGGAGGTGGAGCTGTTCGCCAAGCACAAGGTGCACACCATCGTCATGTGCGACGCCAACTTCGGCATGCTGCCCATCGACCTGGAGTTCGTCGAGGACGTCATCGAGATCCGGCAACGGCTCGGTTTCCCCAAGAGCATCGAGACTTCCTGGGCCAAGAACAAGTCCAAGCTCTTCTACCAGATCGTCAGCGCCATGAAGGAGGCCGGGCTGCACAGCTCGTTCACCCTGGCGTTGCAAACCCTCAATCCCGATGCGCTGGAAGGCATGCAGCGGCGCAACATGAAGGTCAACGACTGGGAGAGCCTGGCCGAATGGCTGGGCAAGGAAGGCATGGCCTGCTACGCCGAACTGATCTGGGGCGCGCCGGGGGAGACCGTGCAGTCCTTCATGGAAGGCTATGACCGGCTGGCCAACCACGTCTCCAGGGTCGCGGTCTACCCGATGCTGATCCTGCCCAACACCGCCTACGCCGAGGACCGGGCCAAGCACGGGCTGATCACGGTGCGCGGCAACAACGACGACTTCATGTACCTCATCGCGCACAACACGATGACCCCGCAGGACAACCGGTACATGCACCGGTTCATCTTCTTCTCCCGCCTGGTCGCGGAGAACCCGGTGTTCCGCTTCCTGTGGGGCCCGCTGCGCGAACTCGGCGGCATCACCCAGTCCCAGGCCATCCGCTCGCTGATCGACTGGTTCGAGCGCAGCACCGCCCCGGCCGCCGAACCCTTCCAGCACGGGCTGAACAGCTCCTTCACCGACTCCGACGTGCTCGGCCCGGTGGTGGAGTACGTCTACGGCACGGTGGAGGCCAAGGACGAGCTGCGCCGGTGGTGGCGGGAATCGTTGCTGCCACAGGTGCCCAGCGAGCACGCGTCCTTATTGGACACCGCGTTCGAGTACGACCTGCTCACCCTGCCCGCCTACAGCAGCCCCGGCCGGGAGCCCTCGCCGTTGTACGCCAACGAGACCCTGCCACTGGTGGAGGTCGAGGGCGACCTGTTCCACGTTCGCCACCACATCACGCTGGCCTGCGACGTGCCCGCGATGTGCCTGGCGCTGCGCCGCGGCGAGTCCTACGCACACACCGTCGGCGAGCAGGAGACCTCGCTGTACTACAAGGCGGGCGCCCGCAACTTCGTGACCTCCACCAACCACGAGGAGATCGTCTACTACATGGGCAGGCTGGCGCGGGAGATGTTCAGTGACAACCGGAGAGGCGTGGTATCCCATGACTGA